In the Haloferula helveola genome, one interval contains:
- a CDS encoding serine/threonine-protein kinase, whose product MSTPESRYTPDRRLERAYEEANLLDDSGLEALCPSYIELAESDVRYRDETSIGMGSLKEVSKCWDCRARRWVAMARLREDRGAEFYDLFVNEAWVSSSLNHPNIINIYDVGVDGVGRPYFTMDLKGETTLGDVIRERGMSGRRELLGIFLRICDAVSYAHDHGFLHLDLKPGNIQADRFGEVLVCDWGLAKKIAEPESADDGLPFPGQKESVGNITLHGEIKGTLGYMAPEQIVPAGRKDVRTDVFALGCVLHEILTGVPPFTGTSQEELLAKTARGTFPPPHLRHPQRMVPESLSAVVLKACTADPEQRYDSVAELASEVSKYLGGHATVAEEPGFFRASALFLRRHKLPASIFFGAIAVVIVVSGLFLQRISVERLVTESERGRARELEDEAGRLAARVDESAARIESHLAETAQSREELAAKLAKSANSLKNLGVFSAPAKSIPEARGLAKVALSLDPTNQEASFETFVLSCIQLDFRSALEAGVPKKHEFAGDLKLARKFRHFDFSGSRRPSPEQLAGFFRKARTVHPGRDPLMERILSYDHAVRKSSAGIEPVMGLVEYMNGGGERVIGRYDPDHRALFLWSDRPLVLALQEGAGSGDCVLKYAPVLELTLDLRYRFNLSSLNALPVRRLDLRKCENLVFPNRIELRDLEEVRILPGQINPALLRSRIDCRRRFEIVVEE is encoded by the coding sequence ATGAGCACGCCGGAGTCCCGCTACACGCCGGACAGGCGACTCGAACGCGCTTACGAGGAGGCGAACCTTCTCGACGACTCGGGGCTTGAAGCACTGTGTCCGTCGTACATCGAACTCGCGGAGTCGGACGTCCGGTATCGCGACGAGACGTCGATCGGAATGGGCTCGCTGAAGGAGGTCTCGAAGTGCTGGGACTGCCGGGCACGCCGGTGGGTGGCGATGGCGCGGCTCCGCGAGGACAGGGGAGCGGAGTTCTACGATTTGTTCGTCAACGAGGCGTGGGTCAGTTCATCGCTGAACCACCCGAACATTATCAACATCTACGACGTCGGCGTGGATGGTGTGGGGCGTCCCTATTTCACAATGGACCTGAAGGGTGAGACCACCCTCGGGGACGTGATCCGCGAGCGCGGGATGAGTGGGCGGCGGGAGCTGCTCGGGATCTTCCTGAGGATCTGCGATGCGGTCTCGTATGCCCACGATCACGGGTTTCTCCATCTCGACCTGAAGCCCGGCAACATCCAGGCCGACCGTTTCGGCGAGGTGCTGGTCTGCGATTGGGGCCTTGCCAAGAAGATTGCCGAGCCCGAGTCGGCTGATGACGGTCTTCCCTTTCCCGGCCAGAAGGAATCGGTGGGAAACATCACGTTGCACGGTGAGATCAAGGGGACGCTCGGCTACATGGCTCCCGAGCAGATCGTGCCGGCGGGGAGGAAGGACGTCCGCACGGATGTCTTCGCGCTTGGCTGCGTGCTCCACGAGATCCTGACGGGCGTGCCGCCATTCACGGGCACTTCCCAGGAGGAGCTTTTGGCGAAGACCGCCCGGGGCACCTTCCCTCCACCGCATTTGCGCCATCCGCAGCGGATGGTGCCGGAAAGTCTCAGCGCGGTGGTGCTCAAGGCCTGCACCGCGGACCCGGAGCAGCGCTATGATTCTGTCGCGGAACTCGCCTCGGAGGTGTCGAAGTATTTGGGCGGCCATGCCACCGTGGCCGAGGAGCCGGGCTTCTTCCGCGCATCCGCCCTGTTCCTGCGAAGGCACAAGCTGCCGGCATCCATCTTCTTCGGAGCGATCGCTGTGGTGATTGTGGTGTCCGGGTTGTTTCTCCAGCGGATCAGCGTCGAACGTCTGGTCACCGAGAGCGAGCGGGGCAGGGCGAGGGAACTTGAAGACGAGGCCGGTCGGCTCGCGGCGCGGGTCGACGAGTCCGCCGCGCGAATCGAGAGTCATCTGGCCGAGACCGCGCAGTCGCGTGAGGAGCTCGCCGCCAAGTTGGCGAAGTCGGCGAACAGCCTGAAGAACCTCGGCGTCTTTTCAGCTCCGGCGAAGTCCATTCCCGAAGCCCGCGGCCTCGCCAAGGTGGCGCTCTCGCTGGATCCAACGAATCAGGAAGCCAGCTTTGAGACCTTCGTGCTGTCCTGCATCCAATTGGACTTTAGATCGGCCCTGGAGGCCGGGGTTCCCAAGAAGCATGAGTTCGCAGGCGATCTCAAGCTTGCCCGGAAGTTCCGGCATTTCGACTTCAGCGGGAGCCGCCGTCCCAGTCCCGAGCAGCTCGCGGGCTTTTTTCGTAAGGCGCGAACGGTGCATCCGGGTCGCGATCCCCTGATGGAGCGGATCCTCAGCTACGACCATGCCGTTCGCAAATCGAGCGCAGGCATCGAGCCGGTCATGGGGCTGGTCGAGTACATGAACGGCGGCGGCGAGCGCGTCATCGGTCGCTACGACCCTGATCACCGCGCATTGTTCCTGTGGTCGGACCGGCCGCTGGTTCTCGCATTGCAGGAAGGTGCCGGGTCCGGGGACTGCGTGCTGAAGTATGCACCGGTGCTCGAACTCACCTTGGATCTCCGTTACCGCTTCAATCTGTCGTCGCTGAACGCGCTTCCGGTCCGCCGGCTTGATCTGCGGAAATGCGAGAATCTGGTTTTCCCGAACCGGATCGAGCTGCGTGACCTTGAGGAGGTCCGAATCCTGCCCGGGCAGATCAATCCCGCGCTTCTGCGCAGCCGCATCGACTGCAGACGCCGCTTCGAGATCGTGGTCGAGGAGTAG
- a CDS encoding rhomboid family intramembrane serine protease: MDFQVRNFRELWKLQGPLLVLIVLMFLIFFVQSLPGSVFWVDRFMAIPGEVVQSWDDIRSGVGRPDDWWELGTLLSCVFLHADIQHVGMNMLFMWIFAALFVELLGWRWMLLVFLTTGIAGSLTHVILNREDFIPMLGASGAVMGFEGAYLGLATRFRLPDPHVWPMARPIPPARLALLALIGVGIDYFSLFSGQQEGIAYGAHIGGFTMGLLIAGIAAPRPRLALN; the protein is encoded by the coding sequence GTGGATTTCCAAGTCAGGAACTTCAGGGAATTGTGGAAACTTCAGGGCCCGCTGCTGGTCCTGATCGTCCTGATGTTCCTGATCTTCTTCGTGCAGTCGCTGCCGGGGTCGGTTTTCTGGGTCGACCGCTTCATGGCGATTCCGGGCGAAGTCGTCCAAAGTTGGGACGACATCCGGTCGGGGGTCGGCCGGCCCGATGACTGGTGGGAGCTTGGAACGCTGCTGAGCTGTGTATTTCTCCACGCCGACATCCAGCACGTCGGCATGAACATGCTGTTCATGTGGATTTTCGCGGCGCTTTTCGTCGAACTGCTCGGCTGGCGCTGGATGCTCTTGGTGTTCCTCACCACCGGAATCGCGGGCTCGCTGACGCACGTGATTCTGAATCGCGAGGACTTCATCCCGATGCTGGGGGCATCCGGGGCAGTGATGGGATTCGAAGGGGCGTATCTGGGCTTGGCGACCCGTTTTCGCCTGCCTGATCCACACGTCTGGCCGATGGCCCGCCCGATTCCACCGGCCCGGCTCGCGCTGCTGGCCTTGATCGGGGTGGGGATTGATTACTTTTCGCTGTTCAGCGGACAGCAGGAGGGAATCGCCTATGGTGCGCACATCGGTGGCTTCACCATGGGACTCCTGATTGCGGGAATTGCCGCCCCTCGTCCGAGGCTCGCGCTGAACTGA
- a CDS encoding sigma-70 family RNA polymerase sigma factor, with product MEPYETRHSLIRRACDPGDQRAWVEFVENYRRFICYILHEIGVGRDEVDDLAQQILVRLTRDLPTYDRSRARFRSWLGAVIRNAAFTHLRTLKRRSAHLSRYGEQLLAEGPDGASSELEEFIESEWKTYVSSLAMERVRSVFQGQAMEVFEMGLDGRSADEISEATGLSISSVYTLRKRVKKRLYLEIRALTAELEP from the coding sequence GTGGAGCCGTACGAAACACGTCACAGTCTGATCCGTCGGGCCTGCGATCCGGGCGACCAGCGGGCATGGGTCGAGTTCGTCGAGAACTACCGGCGGTTCATCTGCTACATCCTCCACGAGATCGGAGTCGGCCGGGACGAGGTCGATGACCTAGCGCAGCAGATCCTTGTCCGCCTCACCCGCGACCTGCCGACCTACGACCGTTCCCGGGCCCGGTTCCGCTCGTGGCTCGGAGCGGTAATCCGCAATGCCGCCTTCACCCACCTCCGGACCCTGAAACGCCGCAGCGCCCACCTGAGCCGCTACGGCGAGCAGTTGCTGGCGGAAGGGCCCGACGGCGCTTCGTCCGAACTGGAGGAGTTCATCGAGAGCGAATGGAAGACCTACGTTTCCAGTCTCGCCATGGAGCGCGTGCGCTCGGTCTTCCAAGGGCAGGCGATGGAGGTTTTCGAGATGGGGCTGGACGGAAGGTCGGCCGATGAGATCTCCGAGGCGACCGGTCTGAGTATCTCGTCTGTTTACACCCTCCGGAAGCGGGTGAAGAAGCGGCTCTATCTGGAGATCCGAGCATTGACCGCCGAACTCGAGCCATGA
- a CDS encoding sulfatase-like hydrolase/transferase, with protein MSSIRLSFPAALLALAGVGQVHADVTLSTLTDSQLVGQNDTDPLTAPAVPGDGWFTGPYSGTVRQRESGSNEQWRTQWYLRFDISALSGVDPGLITGATFNILQIGRLNTVTTGNSLKVFDVNSDWDDDGGNYPTWNLGREAPTGAGGTELENFGTNSYQQFGTTTDTSNPDVEGTFVVTGSALLDTVKSWASDPADNEGLLVTMINVGFAGLAFGPPTLEITVLVDTDGDGMPDQWEDDNGLDKTSGLDADLDNDAVGGPDGLTNLEEYQVGTDPQDSDSDDDTLSDGDEVNGTLNPWSGGVLGTPPGDPTNPLEADSDGDGTNDADEIAGGTDPNAFQLFPFVDTDGDGYRDDAETAFGSDPNDAGSRPDHASSPAQPNVVIIYADDMGFGDVSRYANLYGTTPPAPTPRMDSIGEQGVTFLEGHSSNGICTPSRYALLTGQYNWRLFNGITGYYCYGGAGKEEVPLLSDVTLAEYMKGRGYDTAAFGKWHLGGEWYAPGGSRITTNPTDPTTIDWSRLIVNHATDHGFDRFHGMCVTNNFGPYLYVEDNRNTIWHPGANSGAGGYVPIVPDTAEFASAIAANQAATQAQVTDGSAANGEVRWFSTGDLNTGVQSPGIDSRASLGDDHYSAFDTGPRMIEAFEEYIADRAGASDPDPFFCYVPLYYPHKPWVVIPEFQDADYANGYIYGPFMKQVDSMVGRVLDALDANGYGDNTVIILTADNGPENSAMSHSIAYGRDPNGPLRGNKRDVWEGGTRVPFMVRWPGRSAAGLIVEDPVSQVDIFASVAAHFGDELADGVATDGESFLNLLHGQAKPGPSRPGVIMAAGRGDLGIVTPGGWKFIDGSGGGDNNSWDSSDQTIPSAAGTNQGTPKQLFRLDVDLGEDNNLISGVTSDSTIRSELTSQTGTDLLGVIDALRVSGTATLYERRPDNDADGMPNEFETANGLNLDDPSDASEDKDGDGQSNLDEFVSGTDPCDAASAFRVLDLNNTEGLFSVMWQGHAGRDYTASWSIDGETWTDAGTQAGVDGPMQADLDKAAIDALDGVPGNLTRLLVRVAADLP; from the coding sequence ATGAGTTCAATCCGTCTCAGCTTTCCGGCAGCCCTTCTCGCGCTTGCCGGGGTCGGCCAGGTCCATGCGGACGTCACGCTCTCGACGCTCACCGACAGCCAGTTGGTCGGCCAGAACGACACCGATCCTTTGACCGCTCCCGCAGTTCCGGGCGACGGATGGTTCACGGGCCCCTACAGCGGCACGGTCCGCCAGCGGGAAAGCGGCAGCAACGAGCAGTGGAGAACGCAATGGTATCTCCGCTTCGACATCTCGGCCTTGAGTGGAGTGGATCCGGGTCTGATCACCGGCGCCACCTTCAACATTCTGCAGATCGGCCGGCTCAACACGGTCACCACCGGCAACTCGCTCAAGGTGTTCGATGTGAATAGCGACTGGGATGACGACGGAGGAAATTACCCGACATGGAATCTCGGGCGCGAGGCTCCGACCGGGGCGGGGGGAACGGAGTTGGAGAACTTCGGAACCAACTCCTACCAGCAGTTCGGGACCACAACGGATACGTCCAACCCGGACGTGGAAGGCACCTTCGTCGTCACGGGATCGGCTTTGCTCGATACGGTGAAAAGCTGGGCAAGCGACCCTGCTGACAACGAGGGGCTGCTGGTCACGATGATCAACGTGGGATTCGCGGGACTGGCTTTCGGACCGCCGACCTTGGAGATCACGGTCCTCGTCGACACCGACGGAGACGGGATGCCCGACCAATGGGAGGACGACAACGGTCTCGACAAGACAAGTGGGCTCGATGCCGACCTCGACAACGATGCGGTGGGTGGTCCGGACGGGCTTACCAACCTGGAAGAGTACCAAGTCGGCACCGATCCGCAGGACTCGGACAGCGACGACGACACGCTCTCGGATGGCGATGAGGTGAATGGCACCCTCAATCCGTGGAGCGGGGGAGTGCTCGGGACTCCTCCGGGCGATCCGACCAATCCTTTGGAGGCCGATAGTGACGGGGACGGGACCAACGACGCCGACGAAATCGCGGGCGGTACCGATCCGAATGCGTTTCAACTGTTTCCGTTCGTCGACACCGATGGTGATGGCTACCGAGACGATGCCGAGACGGCCTTCGGCTCGGATCCGAACGACGCCGGAAGCCGGCCGGATCACGCCAGCAGTCCGGCCCAGCCGAACGTGGTGATCATCTACGCCGACGACATGGGTTTCGGCGACGTCTCACGCTACGCGAACCTCTACGGCACCACCCCGCCGGCGCCGACCCCGCGCATGGACTCGATCGGCGAGCAAGGCGTCACCTTTCTCGAAGGGCACTCGAGCAACGGCATCTGCACGCCGAGCCGCTACGCGTTGCTGACCGGCCAGTACAACTGGCGGCTCTTCAACGGTATCACCGGCTACTACTGCTACGGAGGGGCGGGCAAAGAAGAGGTTCCATTGCTCTCGGATGTCACCCTTGCGGAATACATGAAGGGGCGGGGTTACGATACCGCCGCGTTCGGGAAGTGGCACCTTGGCGGCGAGTGGTACGCTCCGGGCGGGAGCCGCATTACCACTAACCCTACCGACCCGACGACCATCGATTGGTCCCGCCTGATCGTGAACCACGCCACGGACCACGGCTTCGACCGCTTCCACGGGATGTGCGTGACGAACAACTTCGGCCCGTACCTGTATGTAGAGGACAACCGGAACACGATCTGGCACCCCGGTGCGAACAGTGGCGCCGGCGGGTATGTTCCGATCGTTCCGGACACCGCCGAGTTTGCTTCCGCGATTGCCGCGAATCAGGCGGCCACCCAAGCGCAGGTGACGGATGGAAGTGCCGCCAATGGAGAAGTAAGGTGGTTCAGCACCGGCGACCTGAACACCGGCGTCCAGTCACCGGGGATCGACTCGAGAGCTTCGCTAGGTGACGATCATTATTCGGCCTTCGATACCGGGCCGCGGATGATCGAGGCGTTTGAGGAATACATTGCCGACCGGGCCGGTGCTTCCGATCCCGACCCGTTCTTCTGCTACGTCCCTCTCTACTATCCCCACAAACCGTGGGTCGTGATCCCTGAGTTCCAGGACGCGGATTATGCGAACGGATACATCTACGGTCCCTTCATGAAGCAGGTGGACTCGATGGTCGGCCGGGTTCTCGATGCACTGGATGCCAACGGCTACGGAGACAATACCGTGATCATTCTGACGGCCGACAACGGTCCGGAGAACTCCGCGATGAGCCACTCGATCGCCTATGGTCGCGATCCGAACGGTCCGCTCCGCGGCAACAAACGCGACGTGTGGGAAGGGGGAACACGGGTGCCGTTCATGGTTCGTTGGCCGGGCCGTTCGGCGGCGGGTTTGATTGTCGAGGACCCCGTCTCACAGGTGGACATCTTCGCCAGCGTGGCGGCCCATTTCGGAGATGAACTTGCCGATGGAGTCGCCACCGATGGCGAAAGTTTCCTCAACCTTCTCCACGGTCAGGCCAAACCCGGGCCCTCCCGTCCCGGCGTGATCATGGCGGCGGGCCGTGGCGATCTGGGAATCGTGACTCCGGGCGGCTGGAAATTCATCGACGGCTCCGGTGGCGGCGACAACAACTCGTGGGACTCTTCGGACCAGACGATTCCCAGCGCCGCGGGTACCAACCAAGGCACTCCGAAACAACTCTTCCGGCTCGATGTGGACCTCGGGGAGGACAACAACCTGATCAGCGGGGTAACATCCGATTCCACGATCCGCAGCGAGCTGACCAGCCAGACCGGCACCGACCTGCTGGGGGTGATCGACGCGCTGCGTGTCTCAGGCACCGCGACGCTCTACGAACGCAGGCCGGACAACGATGCCGACGGCATGCCGAACGAGTTCGAAACGGCCAACGGGCTCAACCTCGATGACCCGTCCGATGCTTCGGAGGATAAGGACGGCGACGGCCAGAGCAACCTCGACGAGTTTGTTTCCGGAACGGATCCGTGCGACGCGGCATCGGCCTTCCGTGTGCTCGATCTGAACAATACCGAGGGCCTGTTCTCGGTCATGTGGCAAGGGCATGCGGGTCGCGACTACACCGCATCGTGGTCGATCGATGGTGAGACCTGGACGGACGCCGGAACCCAAGCCGGCGTGGATGGACCGATGCAGGCCGATCTCGACAAGGCGGCCATCGATGCGCTGGACGGTGTTCCGGGCAACCTCACCCGGCTGTTGGTTCGTGTAGCCGCCGATCTTCCGTAG
- a CDS encoding DUF1552 domain-containing protein: MRSTPFELPRRQFLKGMSGTALALVPFFRNLQAQTAGNPAAMPKRFVFVMRANGLRPYGVVPLGLEHLGTDRDMRDKMVDRPLKDLTLNPSMASLEPFKDQLTIIQGLSSKVCKGPHGGHFGVLGAYTSGDHAPPRRATLDYELAQKFPGIFKHLAFHIGTEPTELFRYLSISAMGKNTRTPAYASPMLAYKDIFGTVMKGADAEVEAAANANLLDFLVDDVKRAKKVLGGSDEREKLDHYLHGFEALRERDVKLTKMGDVLEDGAPKVTDKYTSEIETHRLESHFDMAAASLITGLTNVVTIRADELESRFQGFQHERMKQISLHDIGHTADIEGMNDRFDSDWKSGREMRGLLRTFQMELIAGLAAKLKAVPEGNGTMLDNTLIVYMSDAGSAHHTGYQNMPLLVLGNMNGAFRTGRYLHYPAYNTAGHRVLANLHCSLLHAAGFPEDRYGDRDPGLSETIDQNGPLAELMA; this comes from the coding sequence ATGAGAAGCACTCCTTTCGAACTCCCGCGCCGACAGTTCCTCAAGGGCATGTCCGGCACCGCGCTGGCGCTGGTTCCGTTCTTCCGGAATCTCCAGGCACAGACGGCCGGCAACCCGGCGGCGATGCCCAAGCGCTTCGTCTTCGTGATGCGGGCAAACGGCCTCCGGCCGTATGGTGTGGTTCCGCTCGGCCTCGAGCACCTCGGCACCGACAGGGACATGCGCGACAAGATGGTCGATCGCCCGCTCAAGGACCTCACGCTGAACCCGAGCATGGCCTCGCTCGAGCCGTTCAAGGACCAGCTCACGATCATTCAGGGGCTGTCGAGCAAGGTCTGCAAGGGACCGCACGGCGGTCACTTCGGAGTGCTGGGGGCCTACACGTCGGGCGATCATGCTCCGCCTCGCAGAGCCACACTCGACTACGAACTGGCGCAAAAGTTTCCGGGGATCTTCAAGCACCTCGCCTTCCACATCGGCACCGAGCCGACCGAGTTGTTCCGCTACCTGAGCATCTCCGCGATGGGTAAGAACACCCGGACGCCGGCCTACGCCTCGCCGATGCTCGCCTACAAGGACATCTTCGGCACGGTGATGAAAGGCGCCGATGCGGAGGTCGAGGCCGCCGCGAACGCCAACCTGCTCGACTTCCTCGTCGATGACGTGAAGCGCGCGAAGAAGGTGCTTGGGGGAAGTGACGAGCGGGAGAAGCTCGATCACTACCTTCACGGCTTCGAGGCGCTTCGCGAGCGTGATGTGAAACTCACCAAGATGGGGGATGTCCTTGAGGACGGAGCACCGAAGGTCACCGACAAGTACACGTCGGAGATCGAAACCCACCGGCTTGAGTCGCACTTCGACATGGCTGCCGCCTCGTTGATCACCGGGCTCACGAATGTCGTGACGATCCGGGCAGACGAACTCGAGAGCCGTTTCCAGGGTTTCCAGCACGAGCGGATGAAGCAGATCTCGCTGCACGACATCGGCCACACCGCCGACATCGAGGGCATGAATGACCGCTTCGACTCGGATTGGAAGTCGGGCCGGGAGATGCGCGGTTTGCTGCGCACGTTCCAGATGGAGTTGATCGCCGGTCTTGCGGCGAAACTGAAGGCGGTGCCGGAAGGCAACGGGACGATGCTCGACAACACGCTCATCGTTTACATGAGCGATGCCGGAAGCGCCCACCACACCGGCTATCAGAATATGCCGCTGCTCGTGCTCGGGAACATGAACGGAGCCTTCCGGACCGGCCGCTATCTTCACTATCCCGCTTACAACACGGCCGGTCACCGCGTGCTCGCGAATCTGCACTGCTCGCTACTGCACGCCGCGGGCTTCCCCGAGGACCGCTACGGAGACCGTGATCCGGGTCTGAGCGAGACGATCGATCAGAACGGGCCGCTCGCTGAATTGATGGCCTGA
- a CDS encoding DUF1588 domain-containing protein, with amino-acid sequence MGFVHREAAAVAIVGCLIGAGSARGFAPDAAFGDLVKPFFETHCVECHGPDKQKAKFTVHDLEGPPAEGKDVERWEKILEMVSLGDMPPEEEPQPDKMVRSQVMSWIGSGLEGIGRGVNEDKLALPSQANRVDHTELFSGEHKGPAYSPARLWRVSPQIYRQFSKEVRTEVSQPLLGLGGKGFQDYASLLADEAVIKTMMRNSGLVAASLLEGDRARMGYVLKADDEKRDETYERAIGELFRIIFQREPTESDRARYIDGLFRKNLELGGPAIAFKTLITGMLMSQEFVFRMEIGLGEELPDGRCMLSPLELAYALSYAIYDEPDTDLLKAANEGRLTTREDVQREVRAVLAREDGKGNYWHYPMYHRWGGDYYDHQPRVLRFFQEFFGYDAAPDVFKDKERNPEHHALRLRKDADLFVLSVLEEDRDVLATLLTSNRYAIDHFREDRMEKLLKGSNEKMKEHMRNKYGDEFAKIAEAGKWPGLDSSHVTAYNLDRKKADTIRRGPDELVELPADQRSGMLTHPAWLVAHSGNFDNDIVRRGKWIREHLLADMVPEVPIGVDAKVPEDHHRTLRERMTVVEREECWRCHRKMNPLGNAFEYYDDFGRYRDRIVIGDADAYFKDLRNYNNQVERTTQDLEKWLSLDAEGRAGKVREAEERIAALKKPTGDEEYVKAAEVRYEKDMARWTKEREYWKSMTEEKRQAEIEKQRKRLGSLTPPVAEERPVDASGELRGTGDASLDGPFDDPVELTQRLARSELARQSFVRHAFRYWMGRNENLDDSPTLMDADRAYVENDGSFRELLVSLLTSDSFLYRK; translated from the coding sequence TTGGGCTTTGTTCATCGGGAAGCGGCGGCAGTTGCGATTGTCGGCTGCCTCATCGGCGCCGGTAGCGCGCGCGGATTCGCTCCGGATGCGGCATTCGGGGACTTGGTGAAGCCGTTCTTCGAGACCCACTGCGTCGAGTGCCACGGGCCGGACAAGCAGAAGGCGAAGTTCACCGTTCATGACCTCGAAGGTCCCCCTGCGGAAGGCAAGGACGTCGAGCGATGGGAGAAGATTCTCGAGATGGTCAGTCTCGGTGACATGCCTCCGGAGGAGGAACCCCAGCCGGACAAGATGGTGAGGAGCCAGGTAATGTCATGGATCGGGTCGGGATTGGAAGGCATCGGCCGCGGGGTGAACGAGGACAAGCTGGCGCTCCCGAGCCAAGCGAACCGCGTCGACCACACGGAGCTCTTCAGCGGTGAGCACAAGGGGCCCGCCTATTCGCCGGCGCGGCTGTGGCGGGTGAGTCCGCAGATCTACCGCCAGTTTTCGAAAGAGGTCCGCACCGAGGTCTCACAGCCGCTGCTCGGGCTGGGCGGCAAGGGATTCCAAGACTACGCCAGCCTGCTGGCCGACGAGGCGGTTATCAAGACGATGATGCGCAACAGCGGTCTGGTTGCGGCCAGCCTGCTGGAGGGCGATCGCGCCCGGATGGGCTACGTGCTGAAAGCCGACGATGAGAAGCGGGACGAGACCTACGAGCGGGCCATCGGCGAACTGTTCCGCATCATCTTCCAGCGCGAACCGACCGAGTCGGACCGGGCGCGCTACATCGACGGGCTCTTCCGCAAGAATCTTGAACTCGGTGGCCCGGCGATCGCGTTCAAGACGCTCATTACCGGCATGCTCATGTCCCAGGAGTTCGTGTTCCGGATGGAGATCGGACTCGGCGAAGAGTTGCCCGACGGGCGTTGCATGCTGAGCCCGCTCGAACTCGCCTACGCGCTTTCCTACGCGATCTACGACGAACCCGATACCGATCTTCTCAAGGCGGCCAACGAGGGCCGGCTGACGACGCGGGAGGATGTCCAGCGCGAGGTGCGTGCCGTGCTTGCCCGCGAGGACGGGAAGGGGAACTACTGGCACTACCCGATGTATCACCGGTGGGGAGGGGACTACTATGACCACCAGCCACGGGTGCTGCGGTTCTTCCAGGAGTTCTTCGGTTACGATGCGGCGCCGGACGTCTTCAAGGACAAGGAGCGCAACCCCGAGCACCATGCTCTCCGTCTCCGCAAGGATGCCGACCTCTTCGTCCTCTCGGTGCTCGAGGAGGATCGCGATGTGCTCGCGACACTGCTGACCAGCAACCGCTACGCCATCGATCACTTCCGGGAGGATCGGATGGAGAAGCTTCTCAAGGGCAGCAACGAGAAGATGAAGGAGCACATGCGGAACAAGTACGGCGACGAGTTCGCGAAAATTGCCGAAGCAGGGAAGTGGCCCGGTCTCGATTCCAGTCACGTCACGGCCTACAATCTCGACCGCAAAAAGGCCGATACGATCCGTCGGGGTCCCGACGAGCTGGTCGAACTGCCGGCTGACCAGCGGTCCGGCATGCTCACCCATCCGGCATGGCTCGTGGCCCACAGCGGTAACTTCGACAATGACATCGTCCGTCGTGGAAAGTGGATCCGCGAGCACCTGCTGGCCGATATGGTTCCCGAGGTGCCCATCGGGGTGGATGCGAAGGTTCCCGAGGATCACCACCGGACGCTCCGCGAGCGCATGACCGTGGTTGAGCGGGAGGAGTGCTGGCGCTGTCACCGCAAGATGAACCCGCTGGGCAACGCCTTCGAGTACTACGACGACTTCGGGCGCTACCGTGACCGGATCGTCATCGGTGATGCCGACGCCTATTTCAAGGACCTGCGGAACTACAACAACCAGGTCGAGCGGACGACGCAGGATCTGGAGAAGTGGCTTTCGCTGGATGCCGAAGGTCGCGCCGGGAAGGTGCGCGAGGCGGAGGAGCGGATCGCGGCGTTGAAGAAGCCGACAGGCGACGAGGAATACGTCAAGGCCGCCGAGGTACGTTACGAGAAGGACATGGCCCGCTGGACCAAGGAGCGGGAGTACTGGAAGTCGATGACCGAAGAGAAGCGGCAGGCCGAGATCGAGAAGCAGCGCAAGCGCCTCGGCAGCCTGACTCCGCCGGTCGCCGAGGAGCGTCCGGTCGATGCCTCCGGCGAACTTCGCGGAACCGGCGACGCGTCACTCGACGGGCCCTTCGATGATCCGGTCGAGCTTACGCAGCGCCTCGCCCGATCGGAGCTCGCTCGGCAGTCCTTCGTGCGACATGCTTTCCGCTACTGGATGGGCCGTAACGAGAACCTCGATGACTCTCCGACGCTCATGGACGCCGATCGCGCCTATGTCGAAAACGACGGCAGCTTCCGCGAACTGCTTGTTTCACTCCTCACCTCCGACTCCTTCCTCTACCGGAAATAG
- a CDS encoding TfoX/Sxy family protein — MDELLADRVRVLLTGLPGLSEKRMFGGLCFLVNGNMACGVTNKDEVMLRVGPERYRELLAKHEAREMDFTGRPMKGFLFIDPDGMDVEELAAWLEPAVDFASSLPAK; from the coding sequence ATGGACGAATTGCTTGCCGACCGGGTTCGGGTGCTGCTGACGGGTTTGCCCGGGCTTTCGGAGAAGCGCATGTTCGGCGGGCTGTGTTTCCTCGTGAACGGCAACATGGCCTGCGGAGTCACCAACAAGGACGAGGTGATGCTGCGGGTCGGGCCGGAGCGCTACCGCGAGCTTCTCGCGAAACACGAGGCCCGCGAAATGGACTTCACCGGCCGGCCGATGAAGGGGTTCCTGTTCATCGATCCGGACGGGATGGATGTGGAGGAACTCGCCGCGTGGCTGGAGCCTGCGGTCGACTTCGCGTCGTCGCTGCCGGCCAAGTAG